In one Deltaproteobacteria bacterium genomic region, the following are encoded:
- a CDS encoding DUF4336 domain-containing protein, translated as MLRELDNDLWVVERPQRFYGLEVGTRMSVIRLTDGSLLLHSPVALSPELGRELDARGAVRFVVAPNRFHHLYAGEVQRAYPQARLWVAPGLERKRPDLRISGVLGDGAPEQWRGEVDQVFFRGRPFENEVAFFHRASRTLLLCDLAFNFGRSAAPLTRLLMSVLQRRGGFGPSRLDPLLIRDRTAARASLAAILAWDFDRVVVAHGDVLERGGHAALRAGYAWLEG; from the coding sequence ATGCTGCGTGAACTGGACAATGATCTCTGGGTGGTAGAGCGGCCGCAGCGGTTCTACGGGCTCGAGGTCGGGACGCGTATGTCCGTGATCCGGCTCACCGATGGCAGCCTGCTGCTGCACTCGCCGGTGGCGCTCTCGCCTGAGCTTGGTCGCGAGCTCGATGCGCGCGGAGCGGTTCGCTTCGTGGTCGCACCGAACCGCTTTCATCACCTCTATGCCGGCGAGGTGCAGCGGGCCTACCCGCAGGCGCGGCTGTGGGTGGCGCCCGGGCTGGAGCGTAAGCGACCCGACCTGAGGATCTCGGGCGTCCTGGGCGACGGCGCCCCGGAACAGTGGCGCGGCGAGGTGGATCAGGTCTTCTTTCGCGGGCGGCCGTTCGAGAACGAAGTGGCCTTTTTCCACCGCGCCAGCCGCACGCTGTTGTTGTGTGACCTCGCCTTCAATTTCGGGCGCAGCGCGGCACCGCTGACGCGACTGCTGATGTCGGTGCTGCAGCGGCGCGGCGGCTTCGGACCCTCGCGGCTGGACCCGCTTCTCATTCGTGATCGCACCGCCGCGCGCGCGAGCCTCGCGGCTATCCTGGCGTGGGACTTCGATCGCGTCGTGGTCGCCCACGGTGACGTACTCGAGCGCGGCGGCCACGCCGCGTTACGCGCCGGCTACGCCTGGCTGGAAGGGTAG